In a single window of the Pseudogemmatithrix spongiicola genome:
- a CDS encoding dihydroorotate dehydrogenase — protein MAAAAHTASSSRLAVEACGLTFPNPILLAAGTAAYGRELADVMSLESLGGFVTKAVSPEPRSGAPAPRVGDFDGGMINAVGLANPGMEAVKREDLPWIATHVRAPRVLVNVVGKVAEDFGTVVEHLDDASGFQGYELNVSCPNVKQGGMEFGADPQALHAVIAGARSRTKKPLFVKLSPTLPQIGDVAKRAVDAGADGITVINTMPGMVVDVERRRPLLGFGSGGVSGPGLLAVGVLATWRVKQAVSVPIIGAGGVQSVEDALQFVLAGASCVAIGTAALADPKLPGRIVRDLERWCERHGAKVADLIGTLKTG, from the coding sequence ATGGCCGCTGCAGCGCACACCGCCAGCAGCTCGCGGCTCGCCGTCGAGGCCTGCGGGCTCACGTTTCCGAATCCCATCCTCTTGGCGGCAGGCACCGCGGCGTACGGTCGCGAGCTCGCCGACGTGATGTCGCTGGAGTCACTCGGCGGCTTCGTCACCAAGGCCGTGAGCCCTGAGCCGCGCAGCGGCGCGCCGGCGCCGCGCGTGGGGGACTTCGACGGCGGCATGATCAACGCGGTCGGCCTCGCCAATCCTGGCATGGAAGCGGTGAAGCGCGAAGATCTGCCGTGGATCGCGACGCATGTACGCGCACCGCGCGTCCTCGTGAACGTCGTCGGCAAGGTGGCCGAGGATTTCGGCACGGTGGTCGAGCACCTCGACGACGCGTCGGGCTTCCAGGGCTACGAGTTGAATGTGTCGTGCCCCAACGTGAAGCAGGGCGGCATGGAGTTCGGCGCCGACCCGCAGGCGCTGCACGCCGTGATTGCGGGTGCGCGCTCGCGCACGAAGAAGCCGCTCTTCGTGAAGCTCTCGCCGACCCTGCCGCAGATCGGCGATGTCGCGAAGCGCGCCGTCGACGCAGGCGCCGACGGCATCACCGTGATCAACACGATGCCCGGCATGGTCGTCGATGTCGAGCGCCGCCGTCCGCTGCTCGGCTTCGGCTCGGGCGGCGTGAGCGGTCCCGGGCTCTTGGCGGTGGGCGTGCTCGCGACTTGGCGCGTGAAGCAAGCGGTCAGCGTCCCGATCATCGGCGCCGGCGGCGTCCAGAGCGTCGAGGACGCGCTGCAGTTCGTTCTTGCGGGTGCGAGTTGCGTCGCGATCGGCACCGCCGCCCTCGCCGACCCGAAGCTGCCGGGCCGGATCGTCCGGGATCTCGAGCGTTGGTGCGAGCGCCACGGCGCAAAGGTGGCAGACCTCATCGGGACCTTGAAGACGGGTTGA
- a CDS encoding dihydrolipoamide acetyltransferase family protein codes for MARVDVIMPQMGESIAEGTLSRWLKKVGDEVKRDEPIFEISTDKVDAEIPAPSAGTIVEIIVHEGTTVPVNAVVARIETEKGAAVAAPAAPAAPAPAPAAAAPSAPAAVAAAPSAPAAAAKPSAPAGSFEERVRTKSSPLVRRMAADAGVDISTLNGSGIAGRVTRKDFEAYLASGAKPAAAPSPVTGAMPAGLPSQIAVPAGHVSEPTFNPWPGDVVEPMNKIRKLTADHMRQARQVAAHVTSFFEIDLTRVAKLRAQMKADFERESGQKLTYLPFIIRSVVENLRRHPVLNATVSGTDVILRKRYNIGIAVALEPTGLIVPVLKDADGLNLTGLTRGTNDLAQRARSKKLSPMDVQDATFTITNPGVFGSLFGTPIIPVGTTAILGLGAIEKRPKVITGADGEDTIAIRTCAYFSLSFDHRVVDGADADRFMADLKKTLESVTN; via the coding sequence ATGGCCCGTGTTGACGTGATCATGCCCCAGATGGGCGAGTCCATTGCGGAAGGCACCCTTTCGCGCTGGCTCAAGAAGGTGGGCGACGAAGTGAAGCGCGACGAGCCGATCTTCGAGATCTCCACCGACAAGGTGGACGCGGAGATCCCGGCGCCGAGCGCCGGCACGATCGTCGAGATCATCGTGCACGAAGGCACGACGGTGCCGGTGAACGCCGTGGTGGCGCGCATCGAAACGGAGAAGGGCGCGGCGGTTGCGGCGCCGGCGGCGCCGGCGGCTCCGGCTCCCGCGCCTGCCGCTGCAGCTCCGTCGGCCCCCGCCGCCGTCGCTGCCGCCCCGAGTGCGCCTGCCGCAGCGGCCAAGCCGTCCGCTCCCGCAGGCTCGTTCGAAGAGCGCGTGCGCACCAAGAGCTCGCCGTTGGTCCGTCGCATGGCCGCCGATGCCGGCGTGGACATCAGCACGCTCAACGGCAGCGGCATCGCCGGCCGCGTGACGCGCAAGGACTTCGAGGCGTATCTGGCCAGCGGCGCGAAGCCGGCCGCGGCGCCCTCGCCGGTGACGGGCGCGATGCCGGCCGGCCTGCCCTCGCAGATCGCGGTCCCGGCTGGCCACGTCAGCGAGCCGACGTTCAACCCCTGGCCGGGCGACGTCGTCGAGCCGATGAACAAGATCCGCAAGCTCACGGCCGACCACATGCGCCAGGCCAGGCAGGTCGCGGCGCACGTCACGAGCTTCTTCGAGATCGACCTCACGCGCGTCGCCAAGCTGCGCGCGCAGATGAAGGCCGACTTCGAGCGCGAGAGCGGACAGAAGCTGACCTACCTGCCGTTCATCATCCGCAGCGTCGTCGAGAACCTGCGGCGGCACCCGGTGCTCAACGCCACGGTGAGCGGCACGGACGTCATCCTGCGCAAGCGCTACAACATCGGCATCGCCGTGGCGCTGGAGCCCACGGGCCTCATCGTCCCGGTGCTCAAGGACGCCGACGGCCTCAACCTCACGGGTCTCACGCGCGGCACCAACGACCTGGCGCAGCGCGCCCGCAGCAAGAAGCTCTCGCCGATGGACGTGCAGGACGCGACGTTCACCATCACGAACCCTGGCGTGTTCGGCTCGCTCTTCGGCACGCCGATCATCCCGGTGGGCACGACGGCCATCCTCGGCCTCGGCGCCATCGAGAAGCGCCCGAAGGTCATCACCGGCGCCGATGGAGAAGACACCATCGCCATCCGCACCTGCGCGTACTTCTCGCTGTCCTTCGACCACCGCGTGGTGGACGGCGCCGACGCCGACCGCTTCATGGCCGACCTCAAGAAGACGCTGGAGTCCGTGACCAACTGA
- a CDS encoding aspartate ammonia-lyase, which translates to MSAPTRRERDPLGIVEVPADALYGAQTARAVANFPISGLRPDPAFIDAVVRIKRAAASVHRGTGRLDAARADAIIAAADAVLGGAHRDQFVVDVFQAGAGTSLNMNVNEVLATLATRALGDAVHPNDHVNMAQSTNDVIPTAIRLATLDRLRPALAAVDALAATLRQRAVEFDGLVKAGRTHLQDAMPIRLGQEVAGWAGSLERGARRVREAADYLLDLGIGGTAVGTGVNAEPVYAERMVVELTRLTDFPLREGADRVQLMQSMGDVAAVSAAWRVLALDLGKIASDLRLLASGPRTGLDELRLPAVQPGSSIMPGKVNPSIPEMVNQVVFQVVGHDATVSAAAEQGQLELNVMMPVIGHNVLSAIRILGNAAAVLDERTVRGMQANSTMLSYWVERSAALATALAPRIGYAEAAALTKRSVESGESIRTLVLREGLLTPEEADRLLDLARMTEPGVPGQDA; encoded by the coding sequence ATGAGCGCGCCGACGCGCCGTGAGCGCGACCCGCTTGGCATCGTCGAGGTGCCGGCGGACGCCCTCTACGGCGCACAGACCGCGCGGGCCGTCGCCAACTTCCCGATTTCCGGGCTGCGGCCCGATCCCGCGTTCATCGACGCCGTCGTACGCATCAAGCGTGCGGCGGCGTCCGTGCATCGCGGCACCGGGCGCCTGGACGCGGCACGCGCGGACGCGATCATTGCCGCCGCCGACGCCGTCCTCGGCGGCGCGCATCGCGATCAGTTCGTGGTGGACGTATTCCAGGCGGGAGCGGGCACGTCGCTGAACATGAACGTCAACGAAGTGCTCGCGACGCTGGCGACCCGTGCGCTCGGCGACGCAGTGCATCCCAACGATCACGTCAACATGGCGCAGTCCACCAACGACGTGATCCCGACGGCCATCCGGCTCGCGACGCTCGATCGCCTGCGGCCGGCGCTCGCCGCAGTCGATGCGCTGGCCGCCACGCTGCGCCAGCGGGCCGTGGAATTCGACGGATTGGTGAAAGCGGGTCGCACGCATCTGCAGGATGCGATGCCCATCCGCCTCGGTCAGGAGGTCGCGGGTTGGGCCGGCTCGCTCGAACGCGGTGCGCGCCGCGTGCGCGAGGCGGCAGACTACTTGCTCGACCTCGGCATCGGTGGCACCGCTGTCGGCACCGGCGTGAACGCGGAGCCCGTGTACGCCGAGCGCATGGTGGTCGAGCTCACTCGACTCACGGATTTTCCGCTGCGCGAGGGCGCCGACCGCGTGCAGCTCATGCAGAGCATGGGCGATGTCGCCGCCGTGAGTGCGGCGTGGCGCGTCCTGGCGCTGGACCTCGGCAAGATCGCCAGTGACCTCCGGCTCCTCGCCTCCGGTCCGCGCACCGGTCTCGACGAACTGCGGCTCCCCGCCGTGCAACCTGGCTCGAGCATCATGCCAGGCAAGGTGAATCCGAGCATTCCGGAAATGGTGAATCAGGTCGTGTTCCAAGTCGTCGGGCACGACGCGACCGTCAGTGCGGCGGCGGAGCAGGGGCAGCTGGAGCTCAACGTGATGATGCCCGTCATCGGGCACAACGTGCTGAGCGCCATCCGCATCCTCGGCAATGCGGCTGCAGTGCTCGACGAGCGTACGGTGCGCGGCATGCAGGCGAACAGCACCATGCTCTCGTACTGGGTGGAACGCTCGGCCGCGCTGGCGACGGCCTTGGCGCCGCGCATCGGCTACGCGGAGGCGGCTGCCCTGACCAAGCGCTCAGTCGAATCGGGGGAGTCGATCCGTACGCTCGTGCTCCGCGAAGGGCTGCTCACGCCCGAGGAAGCCGATCGCCTCTTGGACCTCGCGCGGATGACGGAGCCGGGGGTACCGGGACAGGACGCGTAA
- a CDS encoding RrF2 family transcriptional regulator has product MRITTWAEYGVICALHLARRTDEGPVTGRDVAAKERLPGDYVEQILLRLRRAGIVQSTRGAKGGYALARPASEITVREIIAAAELVTFDLHCETHPLDSERCANSCDCSIRPVWVMLQKRIDEVLDSVRLSDLLFAEPEVRQKVGLPVLQA; this is encoded by the coding sequence ATGCGAATCACCACCTGGGCCGAATACGGCGTCATCTGCGCGTTGCACCTTGCACGCCGCACCGACGAAGGCCCGGTGACGGGGCGGGACGTGGCGGCCAAGGAGCGGCTGCCGGGCGACTACGTCGAGCAGATCCTGCTGCGCCTGCGGCGTGCGGGCATCGTGCAAAGCACGCGTGGTGCCAAGGGCGGCTATGCGCTGGCGCGGCCGGCGAGCGAGATCACCGTGCGGGAGATCATCGCGGCCGCTGAGCTGGTGACCTTCGACCTGCACTGCGAGACGCACCCGCTCGACTCCGAGCGCTGCGCCAACTCCTGCGACTGCAGCATCCGGCCCGTGTGGGTCATGCTGCAGAAGCGCATCGACGAAGTGCTCGATTCGGTGCGCCTCTCCGACCTGTTGTTCGCCGAGCCCGAAGTGCGGCAGAAGGTCGGCCTCCCCGTCCTGCAGGCGTAA
- a CDS encoding MBL fold metallo-hydrolase has protein sequence MRVHALTVGAFQENTWFLHDESAREVVVIDPGAEPRRLAAEIERMDARLSAIWITHGHLDHIGGVAGLKTLWPEVPVYAHPLDAPLWEHAPRIAAGYGLPFEAPAPPDRALAEGDILEFGGERFAVWHLPGHAPGHVAFVSETLCFSGDVLFAGSVGRVDLPLCDAAALERSLERLLTLEDGVIVHPGHGPRTTIGQERVSNPFMNGTARLRKG, from the coding sequence ATGCGCGTCCACGCGCTCACGGTCGGTGCGTTCCAGGAGAACACCTGGTTCCTGCATGACGAGTCGGCGCGCGAGGTCGTGGTCATCGATCCGGGCGCGGAGCCGCGCCGTCTCGCCGCCGAGATCGAGCGGATGGACGCGCGGCTCTCGGCCATCTGGATCACGCACGGGCACCTCGATCACATCGGCGGCGTCGCGGGCCTGAAGACCCTGTGGCCGGAGGTGCCGGTGTACGCGCACCCGCTCGATGCGCCGCTGTGGGAGCATGCGCCGCGCATCGCCGCCGGGTACGGGCTCCCCTTCGAGGCGCCAGCGCCGCCGGATCGCGCGCTCGCCGAGGGTGACATCCTCGAGTTTGGCGGCGAACGCTTCGCCGTGTGGCACCTCCCGGGGCATGCGCCGGGGCATGTGGCCTTCGTGTCCGAGACGCTGTGCTTCAGCGGGGACGTGCTCTTCGCGGGCTCGGTCGGACGCGTCGACCTGCCGCTCTGCGATGCGGCGGCCTTGGAGCGATCGCTCGAGCGCCTGTTGACGCTCGAGGACGGCGTGATCGTGCATCCAGGCCATGGGCCCCGCACGACCATCGGCCAAGAGCGCGTGTCGAACCCCTTCATGAACGGTACCGCCCGCCTTCGCAAAGGCTGA
- a CDS encoding PHP domain-containing protein: MTNPTDAGAPASYVDLHAHSTASDGSLPPAAAVQAAHAAGLSAFALTDHDTLAGIAEAQAQADALGLRLIPGVELSVHQGGDEVHLLGLHIRDVNALQDRLEAFRGFRRRRAEQMVERLNAASVPVTFDSVLEQAAGGAIGRPHVARALVAGGWVKDLREAFDRWLGAGKPAYVDKERLEIADGIAMIHEAGGIAVYAHPGGDGRRESIEPLVAAGLDGIEVRHPSHSREDELRLASLAAFFGLVVSGGSDWHGAMQGGRVLGAMQVPASWLELQDRRVRERRGIGA; the protein is encoded by the coding sequence GTGACGAACCCGACGGACGCGGGCGCGCCCGCGTCCTACGTCGACCTGCACGCGCACTCGACGGCTTCCGACGGGTCGCTGCCGCCGGCGGCTGCCGTGCAGGCCGCGCACGCCGCGGGCCTGAGCGCGTTCGCGCTGACCGACCACGACACCTTGGCCGGCATCGCCGAGGCCCAGGCGCAGGCCGACGCGTTGGGCCTGCGCTTGATACCCGGCGTTGAACTCAGCGTGCACCAGGGCGGCGACGAAGTGCATCTGCTCGGCCTGCACATTCGCGACGTCAACGCGTTGCAGGATCGTCTCGAGGCGTTCCGGGGATTCCGCCGGCGCCGCGCCGAACAGATGGTCGAGCGGCTCAACGCGGCCAGCGTTCCCGTGACCTTCGACTCGGTGCTCGAACAAGCGGCGGGCGGCGCAATCGGCCGTCCGCACGTGGCGCGTGCCCTCGTCGCGGGCGGATGGGTGAAGGACCTGCGCGAAGCGTTCGACCGGTGGCTCGGCGCTGGCAAGCCCGCGTACGTCGACAAGGAGCGGCTCGAGATCGCCGACGGCATCGCGATGATCCACGAGGCCGGTGGCATCGCCGTGTATGCGCATCCCGGTGGCGACGGCCGGCGCGAGTCGATCGAGCCGTTGGTGGCGGCTGGGCTCGACGGCATCGAGGTGCGCCATCCGAGCCACTCGCGCGAGGATGAGCTGCGGCTCGCCTCGCTCGCGGCGTTCTTCGGGCTGGTCGTGAGCGGCGGTTCCGATTGGCACGGCGCCATGCAGGGCGGCCGCGTGCTCGGCGCCATGCAGGTGCCGGCCAGCTGGCTGGAGCTGCAGGATCGCCGCGTGCGCGAGCGCCGCGGCATCGGCGCGTAG
- the smpB gene encoding SsrA-binding protein SmpB yields the protein MNTKPAPDEEIVPIARNKRARHDYEILDTWECGLVLTGTEVKALRDGKAQITDAYGIVKDGEVWLLNAHIAPYERGNIWNHEPTRTRKLLLHQKEIRQLIGAVERKGLTLVALDLYFKHGRAKLKLGLARGKKLHDKRADLKERDDAREVQRALRSNR from the coding sequence GTGAACACGAAGCCGGCCCCCGACGAGGAAATCGTCCCGATTGCGCGGAACAAACGCGCTCGCCACGACTACGAGATACTCGACACGTGGGAGTGCGGCCTCGTGCTGACCGGTACCGAAGTGAAGGCGTTGCGCGACGGCAAGGCGCAGATCACCGACGCCTACGGCATCGTGAAGGACGGCGAAGTGTGGCTGCTCAACGCGCACATCGCGCCCTATGAACGCGGCAACATCTGGAATCACGAACCCACGCGCACGCGCAAGCTGCTGCTGCACCAGAAGGAGATCCGGCAGCTGATCGGCGCGGTGGAACGGAAGGGGCTGACCTTGGTGGCACTCGACCTGTACTTCAAGCACGGACGCGCAAAGCTCAAGCTGGGCTTGGCGCGCGGCAAGAAGCTGCACGACAAGCGCGCCGACCTGAAGGAGCGCGACGATGCGCGCGAAGTGCAGCGTGCGCTGCGGAGCAATCGCTGA
- the pyrF gene encoding orotidine-5'-phosphate decarboxylase, with amino-acid sequence MRSQPIIALDVPMLADAKALVQRLGPDADFYKVGLELFTAEGPRVVEWLRGEGKRVFLDLKLYDIPNTVRGAARSAATMGASLLTVHGYGGAAMVDAAVEGAGAETGILVVTVLTSFDAPSLGIALGREAPEMGGEVLRLAQLADRAGAHGIVCSGHEVRAVRGSYPRLKPLVPGIRLSGGATHDQARVATPESAAADGAAYLVLGRAVTAAPSPVDVLREIRMTLAAG; translated from the coding sequence GTGCGCTCGCAGCCCATCATCGCCCTCGACGTCCCCATGCTCGCCGACGCCAAGGCGCTCGTCCAGCGCCTCGGCCCCGACGCCGACTTCTACAAAGTCGGCCTCGAGCTCTTCACGGCCGAGGGTCCGCGGGTGGTCGAATGGCTGCGCGGCGAGGGCAAGCGCGTCTTCTTGGACCTCAAGCTCTACGACATCCCGAACACCGTGCGCGGTGCCGCCCGGAGCGCTGCCACGATGGGCGCCTCGCTCCTGACCGTACACGGCTACGGCGGCGCCGCGATGGTGGATGCCGCGGTGGAGGGGGCAGGGGCCGAGACCGGAATCCTCGTGGTTACGGTGCTGACGAGCTTCGACGCGCCGTCACTGGGCATCGCGCTGGGCCGCGAGGCGCCCGAAATGGGCGGTGAGGTACTGCGCCTGGCGCAGCTCGCCGACCGTGCGGGCGCGCACGGCATCGTGTGCTCGGGACACGAGGTGCGCGCGGTGCGCGGCAGCTACCCGCGCCTCAAGCCGCTGGTGCCGGGGATCCGGCTCAGCGGAGGCGCGACCCACGATCAGGCCCGGGTGGCGACACCGGAGTCAGCCGCGGCCGACGGAGCCGCGTACCTCGTGCTCGGACGGGCCGTCACCGCCGCCCCATCTCCCGTAGACGTCCTGCGCGAGATACGGATGACGCTGGCCGCCGGATAG
- a CDS encoding N-acetylmuramoyl-L-alanine amidase family protein yields MARQVSALRRALAPVFAAALLVASVGASHAAPPHAAPPHAPPGDAIRVRGVAGDTVVQLLPSEGGGRVRLDVMVRLLGGTMDSLAADRWRVSFSGSAIELQDGVPFAAYNGFALPLHEAVLVSSGVVFVPLQVFSEIVPRFGVGIVWDRSRWEVRLFQAVARREAAPAVPATTPAAPTTPARTASNTPEPRVVVPPSAPPANPATTPATPPASTPGAAAPATPRRDPAAPPGLSRRYTVAVDAGHGGVDPGNNGVVLNGRRVNEARLTLEMAKRLESELRSRGLDVVLTRPEDRLVPLDQRGPIANARRADLFLSLHTNAANPNWRNGSAVRGVETYFLATARTEDERRVAAMENEVVRFEVETNPGAGDPLGFILNDIAQNEHLRESADLAQLVQDALAAKHPGPSRGVKQAGFMVLSKAFMPAILVEVGFGTNIEDARWMASTAGQRDIAQSISDAVFEYLRHYERRTRAAGR; encoded by the coding sequence ATGGCGCGCCAGGTGTCCGCGCTGCGGCGCGCCCTCGCGCCGGTGTTCGCGGCGGCGCTGCTTGTCGCGTCGGTCGGAGCGTCGCATGCCGCGCCGCCGCATGCCGCGCCGCCGCATGCGCCGCCGGGCGACGCGATCCGCGTGCGCGGCGTCGCGGGCGACACGGTCGTGCAGTTGCTGCCGAGCGAGGGCGGGGGACGCGTGCGCCTCGATGTCATGGTCCGCCTCCTGGGCGGGACCATGGATTCCCTCGCGGCGGATCGCTGGCGGGTCAGCTTCTCCGGCTCGGCCATCGAGCTGCAGGACGGCGTGCCGTTCGCCGCGTACAATGGATTCGCGTTGCCCTTGCACGAGGCGGTGCTCGTCTCCAGCGGCGTGGTGTTCGTGCCGCTGCAGGTGTTCAGTGAGATCGTCCCGCGCTTCGGCGTGGGCATCGTGTGGGACCGGAGTCGCTGGGAGGTCCGGTTGTTCCAGGCGGTAGCGCGCCGTGAGGCGGCGCCGGCCGTCCCCGCCACGACGCCTGCCGCGCCGACGACGCCTGCGCGCACGGCGAGCAATACGCCCGAGCCGCGCGTGGTCGTGCCGCCCTCGGCGCCGCCGGCGAATCCGGCGACGACCCCTGCAACTCCGCCCGCGTCGACTCCCGGTGCGGCAGCGCCCGCAACGCCGCGGCGTGATCCGGCGGCCCCGCCCGGGCTGTCGCGGCGCTATACCGTGGCGGTCGATGCGGGCCATGGCGGCGTCGATCCCGGTAACAACGGCGTCGTGCTCAATGGCCGGCGCGTCAACGAGGCGCGTCTCACGCTGGAGATGGCGAAGCGGCTCGAGAGCGAACTCCGCTCGCGCGGACTCGACGTCGTGCTGACGCGTCCCGAGGACCGCCTCGTGCCGCTCGACCAGCGCGGCCCCATCGCAAACGCCCGGCGCGCGGACCTCTTCCTCTCGCTGCACACGAATGCGGCGAACCCCAATTGGCGGAACGGCAGCGCGGTGCGTGGTGTCGAGACGTACTTCCTCGCGACCGCACGGACCGAGGACGAACGTCGCGTGGCCGCGATGGAGAACGAGGTCGTGCGCTTCGAGGTCGAGACCAATCCGGGCGCCGGTGACCCGCTCGGTTTCATCCTCAATGACATCGCCCAGAACGAGCACCTTCGGGAATCGGCAGACCTCGCACAGCTCGTGCAGGACGCACTCGCGGCGAAGCACCCGGGACCGAGCCGCGGCGTGAAGCAGGCTGGGTTCATGGTGCTGTCGAAGGCCTTCATGCCGGCGATCCTCGTCGAAGTCGGCTTCGGCACGAACATCGAGGACGCGCGCTGGATGGCCAGCACCGCCGGCCAGCGCGACATCGCGCAGTCGATCAGCGACGCCGTGTTCGAGTACCTGCGCCACTACGAGCGGCGCACGCGCGCCGCGGGCCGTTGA
- a CDS encoding SDR family oxidoreductase encodes MTAGKVALVTGAGQRVGRAIAEALAAEAYRVGVHYRASRDGADEVVAAIRAQGGDAQAFAADLSDAAACERLVDDVYTHFDGLDLLVNSAAGMEKTRLGHTTAAQFDAIIALNLRAPFLLAQAAARLMPAGSAIVNIADHMAEEPWPDYSVHGIAKAGVMAMTRHLAAALAPDIRVNAVAPGFVLAPPGMPADRIEAFAKDTPLQRIGAPEDVAAAVRYLATAGFVTGETLFVDGGRRVRP; translated from the coding sequence ATGACGGCCGGCAAGGTCGCGCTCGTCACGGGTGCCGGCCAGCGCGTCGGGCGCGCGATCGCCGAAGCCCTCGCCGCCGAGGCGTACCGCGTCGGCGTGCACTACCGCGCCTCACGCGATGGCGCGGACGAGGTCGTTGCGGCCATTCGCGCACAGGGCGGGGACGCGCAAGCCTTCGCCGCGGACCTCAGCGACGCCGCCGCCTGTGAGCGCCTCGTCGACGACGTCTACACGCACTTCGACGGACTCGACTTGTTGGTCAATAGTGCGGCCGGCATGGAGAAGACGCGGCTGGGGCACACGACCGCGGCGCAGTTCGATGCCATCATCGCGCTCAACCTGCGGGCGCCATTCCTGCTCGCCCAAGCGGCCGCGCGGCTCATGCCGGCCGGCAGCGCGATCGTGAACATCGCCGATCACATGGCCGAGGAGCCCTGGCCAGACTACAGCGTACACGGCATCGCCAAGGCCGGCGTGATGGCGATGACGCGGCACCTCGCCGCCGCGCTCGCGCCCGATATCCGCGTGAACGCCGTCGCCCCGGGCTTCGTGCTCGCCCCGCCCGGGATGCCGGCCGATCGCATCGAGGCCTTCGCGAAGGACACGCCACTGCAGCGCATCGGCGCGCCCGAGGATGTCGCGGCGGCGGTGCGCTACCTCGCGACCGCAGGTTTCGTGACCGGCGAGACGCTGTTCGTGGACGGTGGTCGCCGTGTCCGACCTTAG
- the trxB gene encoding thioredoxin-disulfide reductase encodes MATHEYEVVIIGAGPAGMCAGLYAGRSMLKSVVLERGFPGGELLNTEVIEDYIGFEHVLGHELATKFQNHAEKFGAQILTSTPVESVKKAADGLFDVVVENGDIYRAPAVVVTAGGTPVKLDVPGEVEYAGKGVSYCAICDGAFYKGHTIMVVGGGDAALEEADFLTRYAEKVYLVHRRDTFRASKIVQQRAFANPKIQVITDTVVDEIVGAGGLMTHAKIRNTKTGVASDLVATGIFIFIGFTPNTGMIKEHVQHDSAGYLITDANMQTSVPGLYAAGDVRAQLTRQVTTAVGDATTAAIAVEKFLTARKNGEPTPAPVPMLIPSA; translated from the coding sequence GTGGCGACGCACGAGTACGAAGTGGTGATCATCGGAGCCGGCCCGGCCGGCATGTGCGCGGGGCTCTACGCGGGACGCTCGATGCTGAAGAGCGTCGTGCTGGAGCGCGGGTTTCCCGGCGGTGAGCTGCTCAATACCGAGGTCATCGAGGACTACATCGGCTTCGAGCACGTGCTGGGTCACGAGCTGGCCACGAAGTTCCAGAACCACGCCGAGAAGTTCGGCGCGCAGATCCTCACGTCCACGCCGGTGGAGTCGGTGAAGAAGGCGGCGGACGGTCTCTTTGACGTCGTCGTCGAGAACGGTGACATCTATCGGGCGCCCGCCGTGGTCGTGACGGCCGGCGGTACGCCGGTCAAGCTCGACGTCCCCGGTGAGGTCGAGTACGCCGGCAAGGGCGTCAGCTACTGCGCCATCTGCGATGGGGCGTTTTACAAAGGCCACACCATCATGGTCGTCGGCGGCGGCGACGCCGCGCTCGAGGAAGCGGACTTCCTCACGCGCTACGCCGAGAAGGTGTACCTCGTGCACCGCCGTGACACGTTCCGCGCCTCGAAGATCGTGCAACAGCGCGCCTTCGCGAACCCGAAGATCCAGGTCATCACGGACACCGTGGTGGACGAGATCGTCGGCGCGGGCGGCCTCATGACGCATGCGAAGATCCGCAACACGAAGACCGGCGTCGCGTCGGACCTCGTCGCGACGGGCATCTTCATCTTCATCGGGTTCACGCCGAACACCGGCATGATCAAGGAGCACGTGCAGCATGACAGCGCGGGCTACCTCATCACCGACGCCAACATGCAGACCTCGGTCCCGGGCCTCTATGCGGCCGGCGACGTGCGCGCGCAGCTGACGCGTCAGGTGACGACCGCGGTCGGCGACGCGACCACGGCGGCGATTGCCGTCGAGAAGTTCCTGACGGCGCGCAAGAACGGCGAGCCGACGCCGGCCCCTGTGCCGATGCTCATCCCCTCGGCCTGA